Sequence from the Sanguibacter keddieii DSM 10542 genome:
CGGGCTCGGTCGTGCCAGAAGGAAGGAGAGCGCGATGACCGCCCGCCGAGGATCTAGTCGGTGGAGCCGAAGTTCTTCCCGTGGCGCGGGCATGGCCATCGGGACTGTCATTCGGAGACCTGTTCGATGATGCAGGCGCCCAACGCTTCCGAGATCAGCGCTTCGAGGTCTCTCAGGACGCGTGTCCCCGGAATGTCGTATGTGTCTGCGACCGACTGCGCGACGTCGCTGACGCATCGCCCACTGGCCAGCAGTTTCAGCATCTCGCCTGCAACTGCGTTGACTTGGAAGTACTTACTCTTCCTCGTGTCTAGGATGACGTAACCATAATCGGTCCTAGTCATAGCCACGGAATCGCTAAGAATATACTTCATGGTTGGTCCATCCCAGTCGTGAGAATACGGCCTCTGAGCCACGACTCGGTGCAGATAGTTGTCGTGAGACCGCTGTCTGAGAGCGCGGGGTGCATCTCGGTCTCGAGTGCGTGATGAAGAATATCTGCATCGATGATTCCCAGGTTGGCAAGGTGTGAGTCTTCGAGCAGGTCGCGGATATCTGATCTGTTCTCTCGTATCCCGAGCTCGAGCTCGAGCGAACCTTCGTCTTTGGAGGTTCGCGTGAGTGTCGCATGCGGCAATATGTCGACCATGGCTAGCTTGAGCGGTGCCTTGTAGGACCACGGATCGACCCGCGCTTCCGCGTCCAGAGTGAGAGTCGCTGTCAGGACTCGGTCGTCGAAGAACGGTGCCTGGAGCTCGAGTCCATGGGCGAAAGATATCTGAGAGATCGCGCGCGCGAGCTGTGCTCCCTGGCGGATCGTGTCGAGTTCTGCATGGGCACCAGGCCGCCGAGACATCGGGGATAGGTCAGTGGTCGGGCTGACGACGTATTCAGCGATGAGGTCCCGTCCATGGTTTGAAATCCAAGGAGGCAGTGTGGGGGGCGTCGTCCATCGCAAGATCGGGATCCGATCTTTGCGCACGGGGGACTGGCGGTCATAGTCTTTGATGCATTCCGCGTACGTCTGTCTGCACAGCAACTGTCGGATGATCTCGTGCAGCGGCCAGCCCAGCATGTGGCGATAGGCGTTGATCTTTCGAAGGCTTCCCCGAGGTCTGCG
This genomic interval carries:
- a CDS encoding PqqD family peptide modification chaperone produces the protein MKYILSDSVAMTRTDYGYVILDTRKSKYFQVNAVAGEMLKLLASGRCVSDVAQSVADTYDIPGTRVLRDLEALISEALGACIIEQVSE